GCACCTACGGCGTCGGCATGATCGTCTCGGTCAGCTTCGGCAAGCCGATCAAGAACAAGGACGCGGTGCTGGCGGGCATCACCGTCACCGGCTCCGACGGCACGGTGGCCAAGGGCCACTGGTTCACCAGCCAGCGGCTGGACTTCCGGCCGGAGCAGTTCTGGAAGCCGGGCACCAAGGTGACGGTCAAGTACCGGCTGAAGAACGTCGAGGTGGCGCCCGGCGTGTACGGCGACATCGACAAGGACGAGCCATTCACCATCGGCCGCTACCAGGTCTCCACGGTCGACGCGGCGGCCCACACCATGACGGTGGACCACGGCGGCGGCAAGACCGAGAGCATCCCGATCACGGCCGGCAACGACCAGAACGCGTCCTGGAACGGCACCATGGTGATCTCCTCCAAGGAGAAGGTCACCCGGATGAACTCGGCGACCGTCTCCAACGTCAAGGGCGACGAGTACGACGTCCCGGACGTGCCGCACGCGATGCGCCTGACCAGCACCGGCACCTACGTGCACGGCAACTACTGGAGCAGCGCCTTCGGCAAGTCCAACGCCAGCCACGGCTGCGTCGGCATGGCCGACGTCAAGGGCGGCGGCGACAGCACGGCGGCGGGCAAGTTCTTCAACTCCTCGATCATCGGGGACGTGGTGCGGATCAAGAACTCCAAGGGCCAGACCGTCGCCGGCGACAACGGCTGGAGCGGCTGGACCCTCCCGTGGAGCAAGTGGTAGCCGACCGCCCGCAGGCCCGCCCGCACGCCCGCTCGCACGGCCCGGTGGTCACCCGACCGCCGGGCCGTGGTCCGTTCGTGACCGGACCGGGACACTCGGGTCGCAACGTTTCCGGTCCCCGATCCGTCATATCAAGCGAAAGTCCTGTCAGCGGACAGGCGGGTGACTGGGGAGAGCGGAACGTGAAGGCGATGCGCGGGGCACATGTGGCGGGGGCGCTCGCGGGCGCCCTGGTGCTGATGACCACGGCCGGTTGCAGCTCCGGCCCGGCGAAGCCGGACGGCCCCAAGGGCACGGCCGGTGCCACGGCCGGCGAGAGCAAGCCGGCGGTGTCGGCCGCCACCATCGCCATCACGCCCGCCGACGGCGCCACCGGGGTGAAGCCGACCGGCGAGGTCAAGGTGACGGCCGCGGCCGGCAAGCTCACCTCGGTCAAGGTCACCGGCCCGGACGGCGTCGAGGTGCCCGGCCAGATCGCCGCCGACGGCAGCTGGGCCCCCACCGGCAGCCTCCTGGTGGCCACCGCCTACACCGTGGACGCGCTCGCCGAGGACGACAAGGGCGTGGTCGCCAACGCGCGCTCCGGCTTCACCACCCTCACCCCCGACAAGGAGGCCGGCACCAGCGACAACATCGCGGACGACGGCACCTACGGCGTCGGCATGATCGTCTCGGTGCGGTTCAAGCGGTCCGTGGTCAACAAGGACGCGGTCAAGGCCGGCATCACCTTCGAGACCTCCGACGGCACCGAGGTCCGCGGCCACTGGGTCAACGACAAGCGGATCGACTTCCGGCCGGAGAACTACTGGAACGCCAACACCAAGGTCACCATCCACTACAAGCTCAAGAACGTGGAGACCGCGCCCGGCGTGTACGGCGACGTGGACAAGGACGAGCCGTTCACCATCGGCCGCTCGCAGGTCTCCACCGTGGACGTCAACACCCACCGGATGTCGGTGGTCCGGGACGGCCAGCAGACCGACACCGTCGAGTTCACGGCCGGCAAGCCCGGCTACGACACCTGGAACGGCGTCATGGTGGTCGAGGCGATGGAGGGCACCACCCGGATGACCTCCAACGGCGTCACCAAGGAGGGCTCCGGCGACGAGTACGACCTGGTGGTTCCGCACGCCATGAGGTTGACGGACTCCGGCACCTACGTGCACGGCAACTCGTGGAGCGCGGGCGTGATCGGCCGCTCCAACGGCAGCCACGGCTGCATCGGCGTCACCGACACCGCCAAGGGCGGCGACGGCACCCCGGCGGGCAAGCTCTACAACTCCAGCATGGTCGGGGACGTGTTCAAGGTGGTCAACTCCAA
This is a stretch of genomic DNA from Kitasatospora fiedleri. It encodes these proteins:
- a CDS encoding L,D-transpeptidase, with the translated sequence MAGRGRRARRGAAALLVGGVLLLGTACNGDGGGSTDAKGTAGGGSSSSSTSDTTPKVSTAQLTVTPANGATDVQPKDGLQVAVASGKLTTVEVTDKNGKAVDGKISDDGLSWKPAGQLAVGTTYTVAAQAVDAAGLVAASTTSFTTLTPAKTASTNDNIADNGTYGVGMIVSVSFGKPIKNKDAVLAGITVTGSDGTVAKGHWFTSQRLDFRPEQFWKPGTKVTVKYRLKNVEVAPGVYGDIDKDEPFTIGRYQVSTVDAAAHTMTVDHGGGKTESIPITAGNDQNASWNGTMVISSKEKVTRMNSATVSNVKGDEYDVPDVPHAMRLTSTGTYVHGNYWSSAFGKSNASHGCVGMADVKGGGDSTAAGKFFNSSIIGDVVRIKNSKGQTVAGDNGWSGWTLPWSKW
- a CDS encoding L,D-transpeptidase, which encodes MRGAHVAGALAGALVLMTTAGCSSGPAKPDGPKGTAGATAGESKPAVSAATIAITPADGATGVKPTGEVKVTAAAGKLTSVKVTGPDGVEVPGQIAADGSWAPTGSLLVATAYTVDALAEDDKGVVANARSGFTTLTPDKEAGTSDNIADDGTYGVGMIVSVRFKRSVVNKDAVKAGITFETSDGTEVRGHWVNDKRIDFRPENYWNANTKVTIHYKLKNVETAPGVYGDVDKDEPFTIGRSQVSTVDVNTHRMSVVRDGQQTDTVEFTAGKPGYDTWNGVMVVEAMEGTTRMTSNGVTKEGSGDEYDLVVPHAMRLTDSGTYVHGNSWSAGVIGRSNGSHGCIGVTDTAKGGDGTPAGKLYNSSMVGDVFKVVNSKGATVSIDNGLGGWNTPWAQW